The following DNA comes from Weissella koreensis KACC 15510.
TCTCAGGATGGCCGATTTGTTTATGTTTCAAACCGAGGAAATAATTCTGTTGCGGTATTTAATGTCGCTGGTGAAGAAGCTGAATTAGTTCAATTAATTAGTACAGAAGGTGACTTTCCACGAGATATGGCGTTTAATTCTACAGAAGAATATTTAATCGTCGCAAATCAGAATACTGATAATGTAAGTGTCTTTAAGCGTGATAATCAAACAGGAGAGTTAACATTGAGTCAAAAAGACTTTATGATTCCTGAGGGTGTTCGAGTTGAATTTAATTCTAAATAAGAATAGGGGCAGGAAAAATATATGGATAAAAAAGATCAATCAAGGCGATCATGGACCTGGCAATGGTTTTGGGATAATAAATTTGTTTCAGCATTGCTAGTTGTTTTACTGGTTTTGATTATTATTTTCATGCTACAAAAAGTTGATTTTATTTTCCAACCACTCTTTTCACTGTTTTCAGCAGTAGGGGCACCAATTATTGTAGCGGGATTATTTTATTATTTAATGAATCCTATGGTGGATTGGTTAGAGGAACGTCACCATGTAAATCGGGTATTAACGATTACTGGTCAATTTATTGGTCTGATTTTGTTAATCGTATTAGCAGTTATTGCAGTGATTCCTTGGCTTCAGAACCAAATTTATAGTTTGATACAGCATTGGCCAGAATATTGGCGAGGTATTTCCAATTGGATTGATGCCTTGATGAAAAATAACGATTTTAAAATGGTAAATGAATGGCTCAAAAAGAATGATAAAATGATTGATCAAACTTTGAAATCGTTGACAACAGGAGGAACGTTTCATGTTTCCTCAGTCTTTGGAACGATGAGCTCGGTAGTGATAACGATTGTCACCTTCCCGCTAATACTTTTTTATCTATTAAAAGATGGTCACCAATTGCCTGATTTTATAGTTAAGTTTTTGCCAAAGCGCATGCAAGGTTCTATGCATGAAACTATTACTGAAATCAATATGCAAATGTCTAACTATATTCGTGGACAAATTTCTGTGGCGGTGGCAGTAGCAATTATGTTTGCAATTGGATTTACAGTTGTGGGATTGCCATATGGATGGCTACTTGCGATCGCAGCCGGATTTTTAAATTTAATTCCTTTTTTGGGATCGTTTTTAGCGATGATTCCGGCGGTGATTGTTGCGATCTTTATTTCACCAATGATGTTAGTTAAAATTTTAATCGTCTTTTCAGTTGAACAATTTTTGGAAGGGAAGGTGGTTTCACCTAAATTATTAGGTGATTCATTGAAAATTCATCCCGTCACTGTGGTAGTAATTTTATTATCAGCGGGTAATATGTTTGGATTCTTAGGAGTTTTGTTTGGTATTCCGGGGTATGCTGTTTTGAAGGTCTTGATTTCAAAATTATATCAATGGTGGCAAAGTGCATCTTCGTTGTATGAAGATGAAGATGAGTCTTCCAAGAAAGCTATTCAATTAAAACCAAACTCTAAATAATATAAAAACAAAAAAAGATTCGGACTAAAAAGTTCGAATCTTTTTTGTTGGATATTTTAAATCGGATTAATTTTCAATGTTACTTTGGCTCATCTTTTTTTCCTTTTTACTAGCGAGGTAAGAACGCAGACCAGCAATGATGGCCGGTAAGGCTGTAACAACTAATATCCCAATAATAACTAATGAAAAGTGATCACGAATGAATGGAATACTTCCAAAGTAGAAGCCAGCCTCAACTGCAATGGTAGTCCAAAGAGTAGCTGCAATGATGTCTAGAATAACGAAGGACTTGTATGAAAAGCCCGAGACGGAAGATACGAATGGAGTAAGCGTTCGAATAATAGGTAAGAATCGTGAAAAAATGATAGCCAGTGGACCGTGTTTAATAAAAAAATTATTGGCTTCATCCAGTTGCTTTTGCTTAATGAAGCGACCAAGTAGGGGGTGATGAACTAATTTCAGTCCAATAGTTCGACCTAAGAAGAAATTACAAGAGTCACCAAGAACTGCAGCACACCAGAACAAGAGGATCAATGCATAATGGTGAAGCTCACTTCCCGGAATTGCAGCAATGGCACCAGCAGCGAATAAGAGAGAGTCACCTGGCAAAAATGGAAGAATAACAGCTCCAGTTTCAATAAAGATAACGGCGAATAGTAATACGTATGACCAAGGCCCTAAGATATTAACCCAGTGAGCCAGATGCTTATCAAGATGTAGCATAATATCAATTAATATTTGAAAATAATTCATTTTTAGAAATCTCCGTTTTTAACTTTATTCATTAATGAGGTTTAAACAATTATTAATTTTAGCCTGAATGCTAGTTAAATGCTAGTCATTTGATGTGGTATAATTATTTTTATAAAATTTATAAAAATAAGAATAGAAATGAGAATACAAATGTTACCACAATTTGATTTAGAACATGTTGAAGGACCAGTGGCTGTTTTTGAAACAACAATGGGAACGATTAAATTTAAATTATTTCCAACACAGGCACCTAAAACCGTCGAAAACTTTACTGGATTAATTGAAAAAGGTTATTATGATGGAATTATCTTCCATCGAGTTATTAGTGATTTTATGATTCAAGGTGGTGATCCAACTGGAACTGGAATGGGAGGAGAATCTATCTGGGGCGATTCATTTGAGGATGAATTTTCAAATGAGGTCTTTAACTTCCGCGGAGCACTATCAATGGCTAATGCTGGCCCCAACACTAATGGGTCACAATTCTTTATTGTAGAATCATCACATGTGCCAAATGATATGATTAAGCAACTAGATGCCATTATGCCTAAAGAAGTAACGAACCGTTATGCTACTGAAGGTGGAACACCTTGGTTAGATCGTCGTCATACTGTCTTTGGACATGTTTTAGAAGGATTGGATACTGTTGAATCAATTGCAAAGGTAAAAGTTGATTATGCTGATAAGCCAATTGATCCAATCGTTATTACACGTGCTTATCTAGAAGCTTAAGTTTATTATCGAAGATTATCTGAGGTTCACTTATGGAATACCAA
Coding sequences within:
- a CDS encoding AI-2E family transporter yields the protein MDKKDQSRRSWTWQWFWDNKFVSALLVVLLVLIIIFMLQKVDFIFQPLFSLFSAVGAPIIVAGLFYYLMNPMVDWLEERHHVNRVLTITGQFIGLILLIVLAVIAVIPWLQNQIYSLIQHWPEYWRGISNWIDALMKNNDFKMVNEWLKKNDKMIDQTLKSLTTGGTFHVSSVFGTMSSVVITIVTFPLILFYLLKDGHQLPDFIVKFLPKRMQGSMHETITEINMQMSNYIRGQISVAVAVAIMFAIGFTVVGLPYGWLLAIAAGFLNLIPFLGSFLAMIPAVIVAIFISPMMLVKILIVFSVEQFLEGKVVSPKLLGDSLKIHPVTVVVILLSAGNMFGFLGVLFGIPGYAVLKVLISKLYQWWQSASSLYEDEDESSKKAIQLKPNSK
- a CDS encoding VTT domain-containing protein; the protein is MNYFQILIDIMLHLDKHLAHWVNILGPWSYVLLFAVIFIETGAVILPFLPGDSLLFAAGAIAAIPGSELHHYALILLFWCAAVLGDSCNFFLGRTIGLKLVHHPLLGRFIKQKQLDEANNFFIKHGPLAIIFSRFLPIIRTLTPFVSSVSGFSYKSFVILDIIAATLWTTIAVEAGFYFGSIPFIRDHFSLVIIGILVVTALPAIIAGLRSYLASKKEKKMSQSNIEN
- a CDS encoding peptidylprolyl isomerase; the protein is MLPQFDLEHVEGPVAVFETTMGTIKFKLFPTQAPKTVENFTGLIEKGYYDGIIFHRVISDFMIQGGDPTGTGMGGESIWGDSFEDEFSNEVFNFRGALSMANAGPNTNGSQFFIVESSHVPNDMIKQLDAIMPKEVTNRYATEGGTPWLDRRHTVFGHVLEGLDTVESIAKVKVDYADKPIDPIVITRAYLEA